In the genome of Paraburkholderia caribensis, the window CGTCTCCATGCGTCCATGGGCGCAACGCAAGTGTGCGATGCCGCCGGTCGCGCGTGACTTCCGCGTCTATTTTGCCTGACTCCCGTCACCAGAAGTGGCCCACTGCACAAGCGCGTTGTGCGCCAGCGCGTTCGAATGACCATCGCACTTTAGACAGGAAAAATGCGTCCATCGGTCATTCGAAGTCGACACGCGACGAGTGGCCCGTCTGCGTCGTGGTGCGACTTGACGGCCTTCCCTTAAGCGGTCGCAGAGCCCGGCTTTTCCGCATGACCGCCGAAGTCCTTGCGCATGGCGGACAGCACGCGATTCGCGAAGTCCGCTTCGCCGCGCGAACTGAAGCGTGCGAAAAGCGCGGCGCTCAGCACCGGCACAGGTACGCCTTCGTCGATCGCGGCATCGATAGTCCATCGGCCCTCACCCGAATCCGATACCCGCCCCGCGTAGTCCTTCAATTCGCCGTCGCGCGACAGCGTGCCTGCGATCAGGTCGAGCAACCACGAACTGATGACGCTCCCGCGTCTCCACAGTTCGGCGATATCGCCCAGATTGAGGTCGTATTGATAGAACTGCGGGTCGCGCAACGGCGAGGTTTCCGCATCGATTTCGCGCGATTGCTTGCCTGCATTCGCGTGCCGCAGGATGTTCAATCCTTCCGCATACGCGGCCATCATCCCGTACTCGATACCGTTGTGGACCATCTTGACGAAGTGGCCGGCACCTTGCGGCCCGCAATGCAGGAAACCGCGCTCCGCCGTGCTGCCGTCCTGTTGCCGATCCGCTGTGCGCGGTGCGGCGGCGACGCCCGGTGCGAGCGCGGCGAAGACGGGTTCGAGGTGCTTCACGATATCCGTCTCGCCGCCGATCATCAGGCAATAGCCGCGTTCGCGCCCCGCCACGCCGCCGCTCGTGCCGACATCGACGTAATGTAGTTGTTTCCCGGCGAGTTCGTTGCCGCGGCGAATGTCGTCGTGATAGTGCGAGTTGCCGCCGTCGATCACGATATCGCCGGGCTCCAGCAGCGGCACCAGTTTGTCGAGCGTCGAATCGACCACGGCGGCAGGCACCATGAGCCACACGGCGCGCGGCTTTTGCAGCCTGGCGACGAGATCTTCGAGCGTCGACGCGCCGTCGATGCCTTCCTGCTGAAGCCGTTGCACCGCAGCGGGCTGGACGTCGAACACGACGCACTGCTGACCGCCCTGGGAAAGCCGCCGCACCATGTCGGCGCCCATGCGCCCAAGTCCAATCATTCCGAGTTGCATGTGCCGCTCCCAAAATGTGTGTTGAGCGAGATGTCACACGCGCAGCCCCTTTGCATGAGCCGCACCGTGTCCGTCGGCGGGTGTGCCGCGACGTGTGCTTCTACGAGAGCGCGCGATAGCGGGAAAAGTTCCCCTTCGCGTGCGCCTCGCCGTGAAGCGCCACGTGGTCGTCACGTGGTCGTCACGCGGTCGGCGTATGGCACCGATAAGCGCTGCACGCTGGAAGCGTTCGGGCAGCTGGCGGCTGGATCGAGGCGGTATCCACGCGATTCGCCTCGAACTGATCCAAATAGTCCGACTATAGTTAAGGGTATACGTTGATTAGTCAGAAAAAGTACGTGATATAGGATTTTTGGCAGGGTCGTCAGGCGCACACGCATGCACACGGGGTTGTGAAGTGTGGTGCGGCCCGGCCGGGGCATCACTCGCCTGCGCCGTCATGCACAGCAAGTTATCCAAAAACTCAAAGTCTGGAGGATGACATGACCGGCAAGCGGAGCCCCAAAGGCGAAGTTCAGAGCATGCGTCGCGGCATGCTGCAAGGTGCCGCGCTGAGTGCGGCAATGGCAATGCTTGGCGGAGCGATCACACCCGCCCTGGCCGCAGAGGCGGGACCATTCCCCGCCCACAAGCGCTGGAAGATCGTCTTCGTCAACCATGTGACCACCAATCCTTTTTTTGTTCCGACGCAATACGGCATTCAGGACTCCACGGCTTTGCTCGGCATGGACTACCAGTGGACGGGCTCGGCCAATGCCGACATCGCCGAAATGGTCAATGCCGTGAATGCGGCCATTGCCGGCAAGGCCGACGCGATCGCCGTGCCCATCGTCGATCCAAAGGCTTTCGACAAACCTATCCAGGCCGCGCTCGACGCGGGTATCCCCGTGTTCGCGTACAACGCCGATGCGCCACAGGGTTCCGCGAATCCACGCTTGAGTTACATCGGCCAGGATCTGTATCTGTCCGGATATCAGATGGGCGAGCGCATCGCCAGTCTCATCGATAGCGGCCTGGTTGCGCTGTTCATCGCCACGCCGGGGCAGCTCAACATTCAGCCCCGGCTGGACGGCGCCACCGCTGCCATCAAGAAGTCGGGCAAGAAAATCGACGTGCAAACCATTGCCACTGGTGCGACCGTCAACGAAGAACTCTCGAAGATCAAGTCGTTTTATCTCGGCCACCAGGATCTCAAAGGCATGTTTGCTGTCGACGCGGGCAGCACCCAGGGCGTCGCCGAGGTGATGAAAGAGTCCAATCTGCCCGCCAAAGGCGTGCATGGCGGCGGGTTCGACCTGCTGCCGCGCACGGTCCAGCTGATTCACGACGGCTTCCTCGACTTCACGATCGACCAGCAACCCTACGTGCAAGGTTTCTATACGGTAGTCCAGGCGTTCGTGTTCCTGGCGTCGGGCGGGCTCGTCGGGCCGGCCAATGTCAACACCGGCCTGAAATTCGTGACCAAGGGCTCGGTCGATCCTTACCTGAGCACCTCCACCCGTTACGAAGGCAAGAGCACGAAGCCTGAAATCGTGCCGCGCTCGGGGGCGATCAAGGGGTGAGCTCGCCTGTGGTGGACATCAAGAAAGCACAACGCCCGCGGCGCTGGCCGCGGGCGTTCGTGCGCTCGAGCGAAATCCGCATCCTCGCGGTGGCGATCATTCTGTGCGCTTACTTCGAGACGGCGAACCATGATTTTCTGCTGACGCACGCGAGCCTCCAGAACCTGTCGCAGTTCATCGCGCCCGTCGCGATCATTGCGTTCGGTGAAATCATGTTGATGATCGGCGGAGAGATCGATCTTTCCGCCGGCATGGTCTTCGCATTCGCGCCTTTCGTCATGCATTTTGCTCACGAGGCAGGCGCGCCCGCCTGGCTGGCCATGCTGGCGGGTGTCGTCGCGGCGGGGCTGGTTGGGCTTTTCAACGGCGCGGTATCGGTCTATCTGCGGATTCCTTCGTTCGTCACCACGTTGGGCACGCTGTTTTTCGTGAACGGATTCACGCTGACCATTTCACGCGGCACGCCCGCTTCGCCACCCGAGGAGGGCGTTTTCGCCGAGTTCGTCGGTGCGTGGGGCTACAGCGAAATCATCTGGACAATCGCCCTCGCCGCGCTCATGCACGTGCTGTTGCGTCACACGCGCTGGGGTTTGCACACGATCGCATCGGGCGCCAATCCGCTGGGCGCGAGCGAAGCGGGTATCCATGTCAGGCGTCTGAAGCTCCGCAACTTCATACTCGCTTCGGTGCTCGCGGGTTTGACGGGCATCCTGGAGGGCTTCCGTATTTCGTCCATCGATCCGCAAGCGGGCGGCAATCAGATCATGTTCCTCGCCGTGGCCGCGGCCGTGATTGGCGGCACGCCACTCGCGGGAGGATCGGGCACGATCATCGGCGGTCTGATCGGCGCAGCCGTGCTCGGCATTCTGAATGATGGCTTCACGCTGATCGGTATCAATGCGTTTACCTTCAACATGATTCTTGGTGCGGCGATTCTCGCTGCGATGATCTTCAACATCCACGTCGTCCGTCTGGCGCGCAAAGGAGAGTTGTGATGTCCTCGTTGCCGCAAGAGGCATTGCGCGGGGAAGATATAGTCAAGCGATTCGGTGCCGTGACCGCGCTCGACGGCGTGTCGCTGACGCTCAGACAAGGCGAGATTCTCGGCATCCTGGGCGACAACGGCGCGGGCAAGTCGACCCTGATCAAGATTCTCACTGGCTTTCATCAGCAGACGAGCGGCAAGCTGTTTCTTGGCGGCGAAGAGACCCTGCTGCGTTCCGTCGATCACGCGCGCGCGTTAGGTATCGAGTGCGTGTATCAGGATCTGGCGCTCGCGAATTCGCTGAGCATTTATCACAACATGTTCCTAAACCGGGAGATCATTCGCCCCGGTCCGTTCCGCCTGCTGAATCATCGGGCGATGCGCCAGCGGGCCGCGGAATGTCTCGAAGAGATCGGCGTGCATGTTCCATCCGTCGATTTGCCTGTCGAGCAGCTTTCCGGTGGCCAAAGGCAGGCCATCGCGGTGGCGCGCGCGGTCAATTCGAATGCACGGATTCTGTTGCTCGACGAACCGCTCGCGGCAATGGGCGCCCGCGAGGCCGGGCTGATCATCGATCTGATTCTGCGCCTGAAGGGAAAGGGCGGTCTGTCGATCATCATGATCATGCACAACTACGCGCAGACGCTCGACATAGCCGATCGCGTCATGCTGATGCAACGAGGCCGTGTGACGTATCAGCGAGAGACGGCCAGCACGTCCGTCGCCGAGTTGATGGATATCGTTCGTCGCGAATATCGAACGATGCGCGGGCAGGCATCGTCAAGCTGAATGGCATGGCGCGGCGCTGAACGGCGTGCGTGGGATTCGATCGGATTTGCGCTCGTGGCACGCCGTCGGTGGGTCAGAAGCGGTGTTTCAGGCCAACCGTCGCCTGAATCTGATTAGTCGTCGCGGAGGGGGCGCTTATGCCATTGATCCATGCCACGCCCAACGGCGAAGTGCCGCTTGGGCTGACGCGTTGCCATACCCCTTGAACATAGGCGTCGGTGCGTCGCGAGAAGCGGTAATCGGCCATGGCGCTCAGCTGATTCCAGTGCGGGACGCCACCACCGCCATTGCCGCCCGCGCGTGTATAGGTATAGGCGCCCGCGAGTTCGATCGTGGGGCTCAGCGCATAGCGAAAATTGCCCTCGAAGTTCTGAAACGTGCCGCTCAGCCCGGACTGGAAAAACTGGGCGAGCTTGCTGTGCGAGTAGACAAAGCCTGCCACGGCTGGGCCGAAGGTGTAGTTGACGCCGGCGCCAAAGGTCTTCTGGCTACTGGCTAGTACGCCCAAAGGCACGCTGGTTGGCGACTGCGCGCCTTGCAGGGACGAGCCGGTGGTATCGGTGACTGCGCCGTTCGTGTTCAACCCTGCCGGCGTGCGCGCCGAGCTGTTGAGTTGAAGGTAGCCAGCACCGAAATTCAGCGCGCCCCATATGTACGAAATGCCGAAGCTATAGGCGCGATTGTTCGTGAATGCACCTGCCTCGTTGGAGAAGCCATACAGTGCACCGACCTTGAGTCCACCCATATCCGGACTCAGGTACTTCACGGAATTATTGATCTGAAACGAATCGTTCAGGTTGTCGTTGTCCAACGGATGCGCGAAATGCGTACCGCCGAACTCCGTGCCCGTCAATGAAAGCGGCGCGACGAAATCGACCATGCCGTCGGTTTGGCGCCCAAGCGTCAGCGAGCCATAGCTGCGACTCGTCAACCCGACATACGCCTGCCGATTGAAGATCCTGTTGCTCGACGAATACTGGCCATTGTTCAGGTTGAAGCCGCTTTCCAGCGTGAAGACAGCCTTCAATCCCGCGCCCAGATCCTCGGACCCGCGAAGCCCCCAGCGGCTGTACTGAACGGCACCGCTCGTCATTTGCCAGTTGCTATGTCCGCCTCCCGTGCCGCTGATCTGGTTGTTGGTGTAAGTCAGGCCAGCATCGATCAGCCCATAAAGCGTAATACTGCTTTGCGCCTGCGCGACCCCGGACAGTGTGGCAACAGTCGCCGCGCCAGTTATAAGCAACCTGTTCATTTGTCTACTCCCGCCAGAACGAGAGAAAGAGCGTTTCGAATCGCTTTGACACAGACGTCGATATTTGCAGGCGTTCTTCACTCACTGTATGCGATCGCGATAAGAAGCACCAGATGACATGATGGCGAGCGCGCCGCAGTCAATTGATCTGAGGTACAGAAGGTCCAGGCGGCTCGCGCATCGATGGTAGTCAACAGGGGGAGACCGCCTCGCCGGGACATGCTCGACATGCCCGCCGGCCGGCTGCGCGCAACCGGCGCGCTTCAGTCACGCGCGCGTCGCACCGCCGCGACGAGTCCATCGAGCCATTCCTGATGGCGATTGATCATCGGAGTGGGCCGCGTTTGCGCCAGTTGCCTTGCAGGAGCCGCCGTGGACTACCTGCGCAAGCGCTTGGGCGGCACGCAATGCAAGGTGGCGCGCGGGCCGCGCGCTCACGCCTGAAGACGCGCTCTCGGCTCACGGCCGCCGCGCGCGGCCGATCCGAATGACGCCGCTTACTGCGGCTTGCCCGACGCGAGTTGCTGGTTGCGGTCCGTCAGAAAGCGCAGCAACCCGTCGATACCGCTTTGCTGGATTGTCTCGCCGAACTGCTGCCGGTACGTCTGCACGAGCCACGCACCCATCACGTTGAGGTCGTACACGCGCCAGCCTTGCGGCGTCTTGCGCAGACGGTAGTCGATCTCGACGGGCTGCGCGTTGGTGGAGGCAATCGTGCGCACGACGGCATCCGAGTCCGTCGGCGCGACGCGCATGGGCGGATAGTCGATCTTCTGATCCGGCTTGAGCTGCGCGAGCGCGCCCGAATACAGATGGATCAGCAGCATCTTGAACTGTTGCGTGAGCTGTTGCTGTTGCGCGGGCGTGGCCGTGCGCCAGTAGCGGGCGAGCGCAAGCTGCGTCGTATGTTCGAAGTCGATGTAAGGCAGGATGTCCCGGTTCACGATGTCCATGATGCGCGGGATATCCGATGGGTCGATCGCCTGCTTGTGGACTTCGTCGAGCACCTGCTGCGTGACTGACTTGATCAGAATCTGCGGATCGGAGCTGTCGACGGTTTGCGCGGATACGGTATTGCCGAAGGCAAGCATCGTGAGGAACAGGACGGCAACAAAAAATCGCGATCTGATGTGGGCAATATTCATGATGTCAATGCGTTGTCTAACAACACTGGCGGAGGGCTTCGCCGCGGCGACATCTATTGTAGGGGCGTGGCAAAAAATCGGCAGCGAGGGTGCCTGCCATCGCCGAAACCTATGACGGGCAGAGCAATCTGATATTTGCGCCGGTGCAGGGCAGGCTTTCAAATAGAGGCTGCAAACGAGGCTCGGGCTCGTGATCCTTCTATCAAAGTGGAGACGACCATGAAAGTGCTGGTCCCTGTCAAACGCGTGGTCGACTACAACGTGAAGGTCCGCGTGAAGTCGGACAACACGGGTGTCGACGTAGCGAACGTGAAGATGTCGATGAATCCGTTCGACGAAATCGCCGTCGAAGAGGCGGTGCGGTTGAAGGAAGCGGGGGTTGTCAGCGAGGTGGTTGCCGTTCGTGTGGCGTTGCGCAAAGTCAGGAAACGCTGCGCACGGCGCTGGCGATCGGCGCGGATCGCGCGGTGCTGGTCGAGTCGAATGAAGAACTGCAACCGCTGGCGGTGGCGAAGCTTTTGAAGGCGCTGGCCGACAAGGAACAACCTTCGCTCATGATTCTCGGCAAGCAGGCAATCGACGACGACGCCAATCAGACGGGGCAAATGCTCGCTGCACTGGCGGGCTTGCCGCAAGCGACGTTTGCATCGAAAGTTGTCGTGGCGGACGGGAAGGCGACCGTATCGCGTGAAGTCGATGGCGGCGCGCAAACGCTGTCGCTCACGCTTCCAGCTGTGATCACGACCGATCTGCGCCTCAATGAGCCGCGTTATGTGACGCTGCCGAACATCATGAAGGCAAAGAAAAAGCCGCTCGAAACCGTGACGCCCGAAGACCTGGGCGTCGATGTCACGCCGCGTCTGAAGACACTGAAAGTCAGCGAGCCGCCGAAGCGCCCGGCGGGCGTGAAGGTGGCCGACGTGTCCGCGCTGGTCGAGAAGCTCAAGACCGAAGCCAAAGTTTTCTGAAGCACAGGAAAGAACATGACGATTCTGGTAATTGCCGAACACGACAACGCGGCGCTGAAGGCAGCGACGCTGAACACGGTTGCTGCCGCGCACAAGATTGGCGGCGACATTCATCTGCTGGTGGCAGGGCACAATGCGCAGGGCGCAGCCGATGCGGCTGCGAAAGTGGCAGGCGTATCGAAGGTGTTGCTCGCCGATGCGCCGCAACTGGCCGAAGGCCTTGCGGAAAATATCGAAGCGACGGTGCTGGAGATCGCGAAGAATTACTCGCACATCCTCGCGCCCGCCACCGCCTACGGCAAGAACATCGCGCCGCGCATCGCGGCAAAGCTCGACGTGGCGCAGATCAGCGAGATCACGGCTGTGGTCGGCGCCGATACATTCGAGCGTCCGATCTACGCCGGCAACGCGATCGCCACGATCCAGTCTCAAGACCCGATCAAGGTCATCACAGTGCGTGCAACAGGCTTCGATCCCGTTGCACCGGAAGGCGGCAGCGCATCCATCGGGAAGATCGACGCAGCGGCTGACGCGGGCATCTCGCAGTTCGTGAGCCGCGAAGTCACGAAGCTCTCCCGTCCGGAACTGACGTCGGCGAACATCATTGTTTCTGGCGGGCGGGGTCTGGGCAGCGGCGAGAACTACACGCAAGTGCTGGAGCCGTTGGCAGACAGACTACAGGCCGCGTTGGGCGCATCGCGCGCCGCCGTCGACGCTGGCTACGTGCCCAACGACTATCAGGTCGGCCAGACGGGCAAGATCGTCGCGCCGCAGTTGTACATCGCGGTCGGCATCTCCGGCGCGATCCAGCATCTGGCGGGCATGAAGGACTCGAAGGTGATCGTCGCGATCAACAAGGACGAAGA includes:
- the gnd gene encoding phosphogluconate dehydrogenase (NAD(+)-dependent, decarboxylating): MQLGMIGLGRMGADMVRRLSQGGQQCVVFDVQPAAVQRLQQEGIDGASTLEDLVARLQKPRAVWLMVPAAVVDSTLDKLVPLLEPGDIVIDGGNSHYHDDIRRGNELAGKQLHYVDVGTSGGVAGRERGYCLMIGGETDIVKHLEPVFAALAPGVAAAPRTADRQQDGSTAERGFLHCGPQGAGHFVKMVHNGIEYGMMAAYAEGLNILRHANAGKQSREIDAETSPLRDPQFYQYDLNLGDIAELWRRGSVISSWLLDLIAGTLSRDGELKDYAGRVSDSGEGRWTIDAAIDEGVPVPVLSAALFARFSSRGEADFANRVLSAMRKDFGGHAEKPGSATA
- a CDS encoding sugar ABC transporter substrate-binding protein, giving the protein MTGKRSPKGEVQSMRRGMLQGAALSAAMAMLGGAITPALAAEAGPFPAHKRWKIVFVNHVTTNPFFVPTQYGIQDSTALLGMDYQWTGSANADIAEMVNAVNAAIAGKADAIAVPIVDPKAFDKPIQAALDAGIPVFAYNADAPQGSANPRLSYIGQDLYLSGYQMGERIASLIDSGLVALFIATPGQLNIQPRLDGATAAIKKSGKKIDVQTIATGATVNEELSKIKSFYLGHQDLKGMFAVDAGSTQGVAEVMKESNLPAKGVHGGGFDLLPRTVQLIHDGFLDFTIDQQPYVQGFYTVVQAFVFLASGGLVGPANVNTGLKFVTKGSVDPYLSTSTRYEGKSTKPEIVPRSGAIKG
- a CDS encoding ABC transporter permease; translated protein: MDIKKAQRPRRWPRAFVRSSEIRILAVAIILCAYFETANHDFLLTHASLQNLSQFIAPVAIIAFGEIMLMIGGEIDLSAGMVFAFAPFVMHFAHEAGAPAWLAMLAGVVAAGLVGLFNGAVSVYLRIPSFVTTLGTLFFVNGFTLTISRGTPASPPEEGVFAEFVGAWGYSEIIWTIALAALMHVLLRHTRWGLHTIASGANPLGASEAGIHVRRLKLRNFILASVLAGLTGILEGFRISSIDPQAGGNQIMFLAVAAAVIGGTPLAGGSGTIIGGLIGAAVLGILNDGFTLIGINAFTFNMILGAAILAAMIFNIHVVRLARKGEL
- a CDS encoding ATP-binding cassette domain-containing protein, with translation MSSLPQEALRGEDIVKRFGAVTALDGVSLTLRQGEILGILGDNGAGKSTLIKILTGFHQQTSGKLFLGGEETLLRSVDHARALGIECVYQDLALANSLSIYHNMFLNREIIRPGPFRLLNHRAMRQRAAECLEEIGVHVPSVDLPVEQLSGGQRQAIAVARAVNSNARILLLDEPLAAMGAREAGLIIDLILRLKGKGGLSIIMIMHNYAQTLDIADRVMLMQRGRVTYQRETASTSVAELMDIVRREYRTMRGQASSS
- a CDS encoding porin encodes the protein MNRLLITGAATVATLSGVAQAQSSITLYGLIDAGLTYTNNQISGTGGGHSNWQMTSGAVQYSRWGLRGSEDLGAGLKAVFTLESGFNLNNGQYSSSNRIFNRQAYVGLTSRSYGSLTLGRQTDGMVDFVAPLSLTGTEFGGTHFAHPLDNDNLNDSFQINNSVKYLSPDMGGLKVGALYGFSNEAGAFTNNRAYSFGISYIWGALNFGAGYLQLNSSARTPAGLNTNGAVTDTTGSSLQGAQSPTSVPLGVLASSQKTFGAGVNYTFGPAVAGFVYSHSKLAQFFQSGLSGTFQNFEGNFRYALSPTIELAGAYTYTRAGGNGGGGVPHWNQLSAMADYRFSRRTDAYVQGVWQRVSPSGTSPLGVAWINGISAPSATTNQIQATVGLKHRF
- a CDS encoding MlaC/ttg2D family ABC transporter substrate-binding protein; translation: MLAFGNTVSAQTVDSSDPQILIKSVTQQVLDEVHKQAIDPSDIPRIMDIVNRDILPYIDFEHTTQLALARYWRTATPAQQQQLTQQFKMLLIHLYSGALAQLKPDQKIDYPPMRVAPTDSDAVVRTIASTNAQPVEIDYRLRKTPQGWRVYDLNVMGAWLVQTYRQQFGETIQQSGIDGLLRFLTDRNQQLASGKPQ
- a CDS encoding electron transfer flavoprotein subunit alpha/FixB family protein produces the protein MTILVIAEHDNAALKAATLNTVAAAHKIGGDIHLLVAGHNAQGAADAAAKVAGVSKVLLADAPQLAEGLAENIEATVLEIAKNYSHILAPATAYGKNIAPRIAAKLDVAQISEITAVVGADTFERPIYAGNAIATIQSQDPIKVITVRATGFDPVAPEGGSASIGKIDAAADAGISQFVSREVTKLSRPELTSANIIVSGGRGLGSGENYTQVLEPLADRLQAALGASRAAVDAGYVPNDYQVGQTGKIVAPQLYIAVGISGAIQHLAGMKDSKVIVAINKDEEAPIFSVADYGLVGDLFSAVPELTVAL